A single genomic interval of Paenibacillus sp. J23TS9 harbors:
- a CDS encoding GNAT family N-acetyltransferase — protein MKLDNYTIENAQAADLPAIVDIYNTTVAGRVVTADLDPVTVESRQRWFEEHNSHHRPLWVMKSEGETLAWLSFQSFYGRAAYNGTAEISIYVSEACRGKGVGGILLEKAFEACPSLGIKRLVGFVFGHNDPSLRLLRKYGFEDWGFLPGVAELDGMERDLVIVGKKVEASA, from the coding sequence ATGAAACTGGACAACTATACGATCGAAAATGCACAGGCCGCAGATCTGCCCGCCATCGTTGACATTTATAACACGACTGTCGCCGGGCGAGTGGTAACCGCGGATCTGGACCCAGTGACTGTGGAGAGCCGCCAGCGCTGGTTTGAAGAGCATAACAGCCATCACCGTCCGCTGTGGGTTATGAAGTCGGAGGGAGAGACGTTAGCCTGGTTGAGCTTTCAATCTTTTTACGGACGCGCTGCCTATAACGGGACAGCTGAAATCAGCATTTATGTGTCTGAAGCCTGCCGTGGCAAGGGCGTGGGCGGTATTTTGCTGGAAAAGGCTTTTGAAGCCTGCCCGAGTCTTGGAATTAAGCGTTTGGTCGGCTTTGTCTTTGGTCACAATGATCCAAGTTTAAGGCTGCTGCGGAAGTACGGTTTTGAGGATTGGGGCTTCCTGCCGGGCGTGGCTGAGCTGGATGGAATGGAGCGCGATCTCGTTATCGTGGGCAAAAAGGTAGAGGCTTCGGCATAA
- a CDS encoding SDR family oxidoreductase, with product MDKVVLVTGANSGMGLASTVALAKQGAEVVMVCRSEQRGQAALAEAIRQSGSERIHLMLCDLGRLSSIRAFAAAFTDRYEKLDVLLNNAGVVMIKRQETADGFEMDLGVNHLGHFLLTNLLLDTLRASSQGRVVTVASGAYKAGKIHFDDLFLKRGFNPAKAYAQSKLANILFTKELASRLTGTNVTANCVHPGAVGTQIGVNRDTGFGKTVLAMLKPFFLSPEQGADTAVYLASASELAKVSGQYFYKRKPQKLSSKAESKEDAKRLWEWSCEQVGLNEA from the coding sequence ATGGATAAGGTTGTGTTAGTGACCGGAGCGAATTCGGGCATGGGGCTGGCTTCTACGGTAGCGCTTGCCAAGCAGGGAGCAGAAGTCGTGATGGTGTGCCGCAGTGAACAACGGGGACAGGCCGCTCTGGCAGAGGCCATCCGGCAAAGCGGCTCGGAACGGATTCATCTAATGCTTTGCGATTTAGGCAGGTTGTCCAGCATTCGGGCGTTTGCAGCGGCTTTTACAGACCGGTATGAAAAACTGGATGTGCTGCTCAACAATGCTGGTGTGGTTATGATCAAACGCCAGGAGACGGCTGACGGTTTCGAAATGGATCTGGGTGTGAATCATCTGGGCCATTTTCTGCTGACGAATCTGCTGCTTGATACTTTGCGGGCTTCCAGTCAAGGAAGAGTGGTGACGGTGGCTTCCGGTGCCTATAAGGCTGGAAAAATCCACTTCGACGATCTATTCCTGAAGCGTGGATTCAATCCGGCCAAAGCGTATGCACAGTCCAAACTGGCGAATATTCTGTTCACGAAGGAGTTGGCTTCGCGCCTAACAGGCACGAATGTAACCGCGAACTGCGTTCATCCGGGGGCTGTAGGCACACAAATCGGGGTGAACCGCGACACCGGTTTTGGCAAAACGGTACTGGCGATGCTGAAGCCGTTCTTTTTGTCCCCTGAGCAGGGAGCAGACACGGCGGTGTATCTGGCTTCGGCATCGGAGCTTGCGAAGGTCAGCGGGCAGTATTTTTACAAGAGGAAGCCGCAGAAACTTTCGTCCAAAGCAGAAAGCAAAGAGGATGCCAAGCGGCTGTGGGAATGGAGCTGCGAGCAGGTGGGACTTAATGAAGCGTGA
- a CDS encoding DUF2231 domain-containing protein — MSTPLHPLIVHFPIALLFLAAIVQILALWRPRLFDWPANALLGLGFISGIAAYMTGDGGEDYAKTVFGATGAMIHKHENIAFFTLVVFGVLLAIKVLVRLPWIKKHFAAGIRWIAPLLLIISLAGLILIYYTGHYGGEIVYHSSIGQ, encoded by the coding sequence ATGAGTACGCCGCTGCATCCCCTGATCGTCCATTTTCCAATCGCGTTATTATTTCTGGCAGCTATTGTACAGATCCTTGCCCTATGGCGACCACGGCTGTTTGACTGGCCTGCAAACGCCCTGTTGGGGCTGGGATTCATCAGCGGTATCGCAGCCTATATGACGGGTGATGGCGGAGAAGATTATGCCAAGACCGTATTCGGTGCAACTGGAGCCATGATTCACAAACACGAAAATATCGCTTTCTTTACCCTCGTGGTCTTTGGAGTCCTGCTTGCTATAAAAGTGCTGGTTCGGCTGCCTTGGATAAAGAAACATTTTGCAGCAGGGATTCGCTGGATTGCACCACTACTGCTGATCATTTCCTTAGCCGGGCTTATACTCATTTATTATACCGGTCATTATGGTGGAGAGATCGTCTATCACAGCAGCATTGGACAATAG
- a CDS encoding MBL fold metallo-hydrolase — protein sequence MKLGQRIASIELFAQPGSAEPAYQPVLLWDENGATLVDTGNIGQMDQITKAVQDIGLQLSDIKRIIVTHQDIDHIGNLAALTAAYPDIEVWAHADDIPYITGEKRMIKMTDERLSQMPEAARTALHSFFNQLPSIRINRVIKDGEMLEIHGGMRVIHTPGHTPGHICLYLPQEKLLLAADELRVVDGELVGPAEAFTPDMQEAVRSLHKLTDLPLEKVFCYHGGLYVHETSARIAELIHILEQA from the coding sequence ATGAAACTTGGACAACGAATCGCTTCTATAGAATTGTTTGCGCAGCCTGGCTCTGCCGAGCCTGCATATCAGCCTGTACTGCTGTGGGATGAGAACGGGGCAACGCTGGTGGACACCGGCAATATCGGACAAATGGACCAAATCACGAAAGCCGTGCAGGATATCGGACTTCAGCTTTCGGATATCAAACGGATTATTGTGACGCATCAGGATATTGACCATATCGGCAATCTGGCCGCATTAACGGCGGCATACCCGGACATCGAGGTCTGGGCGCATGCCGACGATATTCCCTACATCACCGGAGAGAAGCGTATGATTAAAATGACAGATGAAAGGCTCTCTCAAATGCCTGAAGCTGCCCGGACAGCGCTTCACTCTTTTTTTAACCAGCTGCCTTCCATTCGCATCAACCGCGTAATCAAGGACGGCGAAATGCTTGAAATTCATGGGGGAATGCGCGTCATCCATACGCCAGGGCATACACCCGGTCACATCTGCCTGTACCTGCCCCAGGAAAAGCTGCTGCTGGCTGCGGACGAACTTCGTGTCGTTGACGGCGAGCTGGTCGGTCCGGCGGAAGCTTTTACACCAGATATGCAAGAAGCCGTACGGAGCCTGCATAAACTAACGGATCTGCCGCTGGAAAAAGTGTTCTGCTACCACGGCGGTTTATATGTTCATGAAACCTCCGCGCGCATTGCCGAGCTCATTCACATTCTTGAACAGGCTTAA
- a CDS encoding Xaa-Pro peptidase family protein, protein MSIRMEQLEQSINEKGLDSLLVTDPKHVYYLTGFASNPHERFLGLLLIRGEEPLLIVPALDAEAAAAASSVQKIVTHSDTDNPYLLLQQQFKGSIGTLGIEKEQLTVARYEELVESVPAKQYADIGPLLRSMRVNKSPEEIKRMKHAMELIEEVLRQGLKSVKVGVTEIEIVAELEYLMKKLGAQGPSFDTMVLSGPKTALPHGTPGDRKIQHGDLLMFDMGVYADGYASDITRTFAVGEISPEQKNIYNAVLEANLQGIQAIKPGVTLASVDQAARAAIEKAGYGPYFLHRLGHGLGMDVHEYPSVHGNNTDLVQPGMVFTVEPGVYVAGLGGVRIEDDIFVTENGVEVLTSYPKDLIPLEG, encoded by the coding sequence ATGAGTATCCGTATGGAACAATTGGAACAATCCATAAATGAAAAGGGACTGGACAGCCTGCTCGTTACCGATCCCAAGCATGTGTATTATTTAACCGGATTTGCGAGCAATCCGCATGAACGTTTTCTCGGCCTGCTGCTGATCCGCGGCGAAGAGCCGCTTCTGATCGTGCCCGCACTGGACGCCGAGGCTGCCGCGGCCGCATCCAGCGTACAAAAGATCGTAACCCACAGCGATACGGATAATCCGTACCTGCTGCTGCAGCAGCAGTTTAAGGGAAGCATCGGGACCCTCGGCATTGAAAAAGAGCAGCTGACCGTGGCGCGTTATGAGGAGCTCGTGGAATCTGTACCGGCTAAGCAGTACGCCGATATCGGACCGCTGCTCCGCAGCATGCGTGTCAATAAATCTCCGGAAGAGATCAAACGCATGAAGCATGCGATGGAGCTCATCGAGGAAGTGCTGCGTCAAGGGCTGAAAAGCGTAAAGGTAGGCGTAACCGAAATTGAAATCGTGGCCGAGCTGGAATATTTAATGAAGAAACTCGGTGCGCAGGGTCCCTCCTTCGATACGATGGTATTGTCCGGACCTAAAACCGCGCTGCCGCACGGCACGCCGGGTGACCGCAAGATCCAGCATGGTGATCTGCTGATGTTCGACATGGGGGTATATGCGGATGGCTATGCCTCCGATATCACCCGCACCTTTGCGGTGGGTGAGATTTCACCTGAACAGAAGAACATTTACAACGCCGTACTGGAAGCCAATCTGCAGGGTATTCAGGCCATCAAGCCTGGCGTAACGCTTGCCTCGGTCGACCAAGCAGCCCGAGCTGCCATCGAAAAAGCCGGCTATGGCCCTTATTTCCTTCACCGCCTGGGTCATGGACTCGGCATGGACGTGCATGAATATCCTTCCGTTCACGGCAACAATACCGACCTGGTTCAGCCGGGCATGGTATTTACCGTCGAGCCGGGGGTCTATGTGGCGGGACTTGGCGGCGTACGGATCGAGGACGATATTTTCGTAACGGAAAACGGTGTCGAGGTGTTGACCTCCTACCCGAAAGATCTGATACCCCTCGAAGGCTGA
- a CDS encoding queuosine precursor transporter, which produces MFNLLWGIVYVLVNFSLYLLCYRLFGKKGLYAWIGVATVVANIQVTKTIDIFGIAMTLGNTMYVSLYMTSDLLNEKYGRKEAQKAVWFGFFTLIMTTVLMQMALYFSPLGGSDDEIQKALQNIFGLMPRLALGSLTAYFVSQFLDVKLYTWIRKFYGKRNQFWIRNNGSTMISSLVDTLIFCLIAFAGREGFTLTIWMEVFVTTYIIKFVLTAVGTPFLYIARDFKFADEDKE; this is translated from the coding sequence ATGTTCAATTTACTATGGGGTATCGTTTACGTACTCGTGAATTTTTCACTGTATTTGCTGTGTTACCGTCTGTTCGGCAAAAAGGGGTTGTATGCCTGGATCGGGGTGGCGACCGTTGTTGCTAACATTCAGGTAACCAAAACCATTGATATTTTCGGCATCGCCATGACACTCGGCAATACGATGTATGTCAGCCTGTATATGACAAGCGACCTGCTGAACGAGAAATACGGCAGGAAGGAAGCGCAGAAGGCAGTCTGGTTCGGTTTTTTTACACTGATCATGACCACGGTGCTCATGCAAATGGCTCTTTACTTCTCGCCGCTGGGCGGAAGTGATGATGAGATTCAGAAGGCATTGCAGAATATATTCGGCCTGATGCCGCGGCTTGCGCTGGGAAGTCTGACCGCATATTTTGTCAGTCAGTTCCTGGATGTGAAGCTGTACACCTGGATCCGAAAGTTCTACGGCAAACGTAATCAGTTCTGGATCCGAAACAACGGCAGTACGATGATCAGCTCGCTGGTGGATACGCTCATTTTTTGCCTCATCGCTTTTGCGGGAAGAGAAGGTTTTACTTTGACCATCTGGATGGAAGTTTTCGTGACGACGTATATTATCAAATTCGTGCTCACGGCTGTAGGTACACCGTTCCTATACATTGCACGCGACTTCAAATTTGCCGATGAGGATAAGGAATAG
- a CDS encoding L-cystine transporter, giving the protein MNTLWVIVNVIVMLALIGLLLWMQKKHVSFTKRVFAGLGLGVVFGVILQLIFGVDSAVITKSTDWFNLAGYGYVGLLQMVVIPLIMVSIISAIMNLKGRQNLGKMSASIIAVLLITVAIAAAVSIATSISFNLKAIDIKAGDRETQQGQKLEQKLGDVQDKTIPQQILEFVPTNPFADMTGARRSSTLAVVIFSAFIGVAVLGIDRKKPEQAATFRKLVEAVYAVVLRIVTLVLRLTPYGILALITKTVATTNVDEILKLIKFVGASYVALIVMFIIHLIIIALFGFNPIQYVRKVFPTLTFAFTSRSSAATIPLNVETQTKKLGVSEGIANLSATFGATIGQNGCAGIYPAMLACMIAPTVGIDPLSWGFIVKLILIVVISSFGVAGVGGGATFASLIVLSTMNLPVALAGLLISVEPLIDMGRTALNVNDSMVAGLVSSKVLKENDHDVFNNNVDLDNAVQA; this is encoded by the coding sequence ATGAATACATTATGGGTTATTGTCAATGTGATCGTCATGCTGGCTCTCATCGGTTTGCTGCTCTGGATGCAGAAAAAGCATGTATCGTTCACGAAACGCGTTTTTGCCGGACTTGGACTCGGCGTCGTGTTTGGCGTTATTTTGCAGTTGATCTTCGGCGTTGATTCCGCCGTCATTACCAAGTCAACGGACTGGTTCAACTTGGCGGGCTACGGTTATGTCGGCCTGCTGCAAATGGTGGTTATTCCACTGATTATGGTTTCGATCATTTCCGCGATCATGAACTTGAAGGGCAGACAGAATCTCGGCAAAATGAGTGCATCGATTATCGCCGTACTGCTGATTACTGTAGCCATCGCTGCTGCAGTCAGTATCGCGACCAGCATCAGCTTTAACCTGAAAGCCATTGATATCAAAGCGGGCGACCGTGAAACACAGCAAGGACAAAAGCTGGAGCAGAAGCTCGGTGATGTTCAGGACAAAACGATTCCGCAGCAGATTCTGGAATTTGTGCCGACCAATCCGTTTGCGGATATGACAGGTGCGCGTCGTTCTTCCACGCTGGCTGTCGTTATTTTCTCCGCATTCATTGGCGTTGCCGTACTTGGCATTGACCGCAAGAAACCTGAACAGGCTGCAACCTTCCGTAAATTGGTCGAAGCGGTCTACGCCGTTGTGCTCAGGATCGTTACGCTCGTGTTGAGGCTGACGCCATACGGTATCCTGGCCTTGATCACGAAGACGGTGGCGACCACCAATGTCGATGAGATCCTGAAGCTGATCAAATTCGTGGGTGCATCGTACGTTGCCTTGATTGTTATGTTTATCATTCATTTGATTATCATTGCTCTCTTCGGATTCAATCCGATCCAATATGTGAGAAAAGTATTCCCTACTCTGACCTTTGCGTTCACTTCCCGTTCCAGTGCGGCAACGATCCCGCTGAACGTGGAGACGCAAACGAAGAAGCTTGGCGTATCCGAAGGGATTGCCAACTTGTCAGCTACCTTCGGCGCTACGATCGGACAGAACGGCTGCGCGGGTATTTATCCGGCTATGCTTGCCTGCATGATCGCACCAACGGTTGGTATTGATCCACTGAGCTGGGGCTTTATCGTGAAGCTGATCCTGATCGTGGTTATCAGTTCCTTCGGAGTAGCCGGTGTAGGCGGCGGGGCGACATTCGCTTCCCTGATCGTACTATCTACGATGAACCTTCCGGTAGCACTTGCCGGTCTCCTGATCTCGGTTGAACCGCTGATCGATATGGGCCGTACGGCGCTGAACGTCAACGACTCGATGGTGGCAGGGCTTGTATCCAGTAAGGTTTTGAAAGAAAACGACCATGATGTCTTCAATAACAATGTGGATCTGGATAATGCCGTTCAAGCCTAA
- a CDS encoding cobyric acid synthase, which yields MKKTEHRGAGSAAVLMLQGTASDVGKSVITAALCRIFMQDGFRTAPFKSQNMALNSYVTADGKEIGRAQGMQAEACGIEATTDMNPILIKPTHDMHSQIVVHGRPLANMSAADYRSKYLPTAKDTVMAALERLRSEYDIVVMEGAGSPAEINLKDRDIVNMNLAGWADAPVVLVADIDRGGVFAFLVGTLELLEPHERERVKGFIINKFRGDLSLLQPGLDWLEQRTGIPVLGVLPYIHDIRLEAEDSVVLDNRTGIGQTAESDVIDIAVIRSPRISNFTDVDPLLEEPGVSVRFVSRSAELGNPDVIILPGTKSTIGDLAYIRNQGFETAIAHTMQTGGTQLIGICGGYQMLGRRLSDPHGLESSDTEEVEGLGYLPLTTIFAEEKRTVRVSGTLLTESPLSLEGLDRSISVPVEGYEIHMGSTKVLDDAGASVSSLFQIQEAGGELKAEGCGAEDGRVWGTYLHGVFHNDEFRRGWLNAIREAKGMPQEESTFSVKELKEKEFDRVAASVRQHLRLEEIYKLLEMRIE from the coding sequence ATGAAAAAGACAGAACATAGGGGCGCCGGAAGCGCGGCTGTGCTGATGCTTCAGGGAACGGCCTCGGATGTAGGCAAAAGCGTCATTACAGCCGCGCTTTGCCGTATCTTCATGCAGGACGGCTTCCGGACGGCTCCCTTCAAATCACAAAATATGGCGCTGAATTCCTATGTCACGGCTGACGGTAAAGAGATAGGACGTGCTCAGGGCATGCAGGCGGAAGCTTGCGGAATTGAAGCAACCACCGATATGAACCCCATCCTGATCAAGCCAACGCATGATATGCATTCCCAGATCGTGGTTCACGGGCGTCCTCTGGCGAATATGAGTGCAGCGGATTACCGCAGCAAGTATCTTCCAACAGCCAAGGATACGGTGATGGCAGCGCTCGAACGGCTTCGCTCCGAATACGATATTGTCGTGATGGAAGGCGCGGGAAGTCCCGCGGAAATCAACCTGAAGGACAGGGATATCGTCAACATGAATCTGGCCGGCTGGGCGGATGCACCCGTTGTGCTGGTGGCGGACATCGACCGCGGCGGCGTATTCGCTTTTCTGGTAGGCACCCTAGAGCTTCTGGAGCCGCATGAGCGTGAGCGAGTGAAGGGATTCATTATCAATAAATTCCGCGGGGATTTGTCACTGCTGCAGCCGGGGCTGGACTGGCTTGAGCAGCGGACAGGCATTCCGGTTCTGGGTGTACTGCCGTACATCCATGATATCCGCCTCGAAGCGGAGGACTCCGTGGTTTTGGACAACCGGACAGGGATTGGACAAACGGCAGAATCCGATGTTATCGATATTGCCGTAATCCGTAGCCCGCGTATCTCGAACTTTACGGATGTGGATCCGCTGCTGGAGGAGCCAGGTGTTTCTGTACGTTTCGTGAGCAGATCGGCAGAGCTTGGGAATCCGGATGTGATCATTTTACCCGGTACAAAAAGTACGATCGGAGATCTTGCGTACATCAGGAATCAAGGGTTCGAGACAGCGATCGCGCATACGATGCAGACCGGCGGAACCCAGCTGATCGGTATTTGCGGCGGATACCAGATGCTTGGCCGAAGGCTCAGTGATCCTCATGGACTCGAGAGCTCTGATACGGAGGAAGTTGAGGGCCTTGGGTACCTCCCGCTCACGACGATTTTTGCCGAGGAGAAGAGAACGGTCCGCGTCAGCGGTACACTGTTGACGGAGTCTCCGTTAAGTCTGGAAGGCTTGGATCGCAGCATTTCTGTGCCTGTAGAAGGCTATGAGATTCATATGGGAAGTACGAAAGTACTTGATGATGCGGGAGCTAGCGTATCTTCGTTGTTTCAGATTCAGGAGGCTGGCGGCGAGCTCAAGGCGGAGGGCTGCGGAGCAGAAGACGGGCGTGTATGGGGAACGTATTTACATGGTGTTTTTCATAATGATGAGTTCCGCAGAGGCTGGCTTAATGCTATTCGGGAGGCCAAAGGAATGCCTCAGGAAGAAAGCACCTTCTCGGTCAAAGAGCTGAAGGAGAAGGAATTTGACCGTGTGGCAGCATCCGTACGGCAGCATCTACGGTTGGAAGAAATTTATAAGCTGCTCGAAATGCGCATTGAATAG
- the cobS gene encoding adenosylcobinamide-GDP ribazoletransferase, producing MNKGTQALAAAFQFLSRFPVKAQLDYTPELFRQSTRFYPLVGAAIGAVVWCFAAAASYLLPPLPAAVLILALWVALTGGLHLDGWMDTADGLLSYRSREQMLEIMKDSRVGAMGVLACVLLLLLKTSLIYSLLTGGWPPLMILLPPVWSRWFMVHAMASWPMARGKEGLAGKNFNGMEKRHSLLAVPGAALLTGIIAALFPLCGIGDFTFLQAGLSWLMLPVAAWAAGTWAARRMTRKLGGLTGDTYGALNEGIETVLLLVLVIIQYRL from the coding sequence ATGAACAAGGGAACGCAGGCGCTGGCAGCCGCTTTTCAATTTCTATCCCGATTTCCCGTGAAAGCGCAGCTGGATTATACGCCGGAGCTTTTCCGGCAAAGCACGCGTTTCTACCCGTTGGTTGGTGCTGCGATTGGCGCGGTTGTTTGGTGCTTCGCAGCGGCAGCATCTTACCTGCTGCCGCCGTTGCCTGCGGCGGTACTGATTCTTGCGCTGTGGGTCGCCCTGACAGGCGGGTTGCATCTGGACGGCTGGATGGATACCGCGGATGGACTGCTGAGCTATAGATCGCGTGAGCAGATGCTGGAGATTATGAAGGACAGTCGTGTCGGTGCAATGGGGGTGCTCGCCTGCGTGCTGCTCCTGCTGCTCAAGACATCGCTGATTTATTCTCTGCTGACCGGCGGCTGGCCTCCCTTGATGATTCTACTGCCACCCGTATGGAGCCGTTGGTTCATGGTTCATGCGATGGCATCCTGGCCGATGGCACGGGGCAAAGAAGGGCTGGCCGGAAAGAACTTTAACGGTATGGAGAAGCGACACAGCTTACTGGCCGTACCGGGTGCAGCGCTTTTGACCGGCATTATAGCCGCCTTATTTCCATTGTGTGGAATCGGGGATTTTACATTCCTTCAGGCCGGCTTGTCCTGGCTGATGCTTCCAGTAGCAGCATGGGCTGCGGGAACATGGGCTGCACGGCGGATGACCAGAAAGCTCGGCGGCCTGACCGGAGACACCTACGGCGCACTGAATGAGGGAATCGAAACTGTACTTCTGCTCGTTCTTGTAATCATTCAATATCGCTTGTAA
- the cobU gene encoding bifunctional adenosylcobinamide kinase/adenosylcobinamide-phosphate guanylyltransferase, producing the protein MSILVTGGARSGKSSFAERWIMAHTDQAVYVATAQAFDQEMKERIALHQEQRNQTDFTWRTVEEPLHLSELLQSWHSGSEAPAVLVDCLTLWLSNVILAVEGQQDMELRIREEVDTLVEQIKAYPGPLVLVTNEVGDGIVPEYALGRLFRDYAGILNQLVARVCDQVFLVTVGISVELKSREYRL; encoded by the coding sequence ATGAGTATTCTGGTGACAGGCGGAGCAAGGAGCGGAAAAAGCTCCTTTGCGGAGCGGTGGATCATGGCGCATACGGATCAGGCGGTATATGTGGCGACAGCCCAGGCCTTTGATCAGGAGATGAAGGAACGGATCGCCCTGCATCAGGAGCAGCGGAATCAGACCGACTTTACCTGGCGAACGGTAGAAGAACCGCTGCATCTCTCTGAATTGCTTCAGTCCTGGCATTCGGGGTCGGAAGCACCAGCAGTGCTGGTGGACTGTCTGACCTTGTGGCTGTCCAATGTAATTTTAGCGGTTGAAGGGCAGCAAGACATGGAGCTTCGTATTCGTGAAGAAGTCGATACCCTGGTGGAGCAGATCAAGGCTTACCCGGGACCCCTTGTACTCGTGACTAACGAGGTCGGAGACGGTATTGTGCCGGAGTATGCTCTCGGCAGGTTGTTCAGGGATTACGCAGGTATATTGAATCAATTGGTGGCACGCGTATGCGACCAGGTGTTTCTCGTGACCGTCGGCATATCGGTGGAGCTGAAGAGCAGGGAGTACCGGCTATGA
- the cobT gene encoding nicotinate-nucleotide--dimethylbenzimidazole phosphoribosyltransferase: MNSFLEQYVKGITGLDIEASRAEAAHISNLTVPPGALGKLESLAVQMAGITGEIKPSFEKREVIVMAADHGVCEEGISAFPQEVTTQMIFNFLSGGAAVNVLARQAGAEVVCVDIGVNNDISHPNLVSRKVRFGTANMAKGPAMTREEAESSIETGIRVVEEAVQRGVRIFVTGEMGIGNTTASAAVMCALTNTKPSEAAGRGTGLDDERLKHKITVIEKSLNLNAPDAADPIDVLSKVGGLEIGGLTGVILGAAANRCPVVIDGFISSAAALLARAMSPEAAAFMVASHASHEQGHRLLLQALDLRPGLDLDMRIGEGTGGVLGLTLIDAACRIVSEMATFESAGISGSEAPEQL; this comes from the coding sequence ATGAACTCATTTTTAGAACAATATGTTAAAGGGATCACGGGTCTCGACATTGAGGCTTCCCGCGCGGAAGCAGCACATATCAGTAATTTGACGGTTCCTCCCGGTGCCCTTGGGAAGCTGGAATCACTCGCTGTGCAGATGGCAGGAATAACGGGAGAAATCAAGCCTTCCTTTGAGAAAAGGGAAGTTATCGTCATGGCTGCAGACCACGGTGTATGTGAAGAAGGGATCAGTGCATTTCCACAGGAAGTCACAACGCAAATGATCTTTAACTTCCTGTCCGGCGGTGCGGCGGTCAATGTGCTGGCAAGACAAGCCGGAGCTGAAGTGGTGTGTGTGGATATCGGCGTAAATAATGATATTTCGCATCCGAATCTGGTCTCCCGCAAGGTTCGTTTCGGAACAGCCAATATGGCCAAAGGACCAGCAATGACGCGTGAGGAAGCAGAAAGCTCCATTGAGACCGGCATCCGGGTTGTGGAGGAAGCGGTACAGCGCGGCGTTCGTATTTTTGTAACCGGGGAAATGGGCATTGGCAATACGACGGCCAGCGCGGCGGTGATGTGCGCCCTGACTAATACGAAGCCCAGCGAAGCAGCCGGACGCGGTACAGGACTCGATGATGAGCGCCTGAAGCATAAAATTACCGTGATTGAAAAATCGCTAAATCTCAATGCGCCGGATGCGGCAGATCCTATCGACGTACTGTCCAAGGTTGGAGGACTCGAAATCGGCGGCCTGACAGGAGTTATCCTGGGTGCCGCAGCAAACCGATGCCCCGTCGTTATTGACGGGTTTATTTCTAGTGCAGCAGCACTTCTGGCACGGGCTATGTCTCCGGAAGCTGCCGCGTTTATGGTGGCATCCCATGCTTCTCATGAGCAGGGACATCGTTTGCTGCTGCAGGCGCTGGATCTGCGCCCGGGACTGGATCTGGATATGCGCATTGGTGAGGGAACCGGCGGGGTGCTCGGACTGACGCTGATTGATGCGGCTTGCCGAATCGTCAGCGAAATGGCTACCTTCGAGAGCGCAGGGATTTCCGGAAGCGAAGCACCGGAGCAGCTATGA
- a CDS encoding ABC transporter ATP-binding protein has product MIEVKGAGKQFGGISALNRLDWTIGEGEWWGIIGPNGSGKSTLMHLLSGVERVSSGMINIRGRNVADFSRKQLSRMMAVLQQEGIAPVHYPVREVLEMGRYPYLDWLGRDSKEDVDSLLEGIMDKLELHELAERPLDELSGGQRQRVALGQVMAQEPQILLLDEPTTFLDIRYQQQFMELVANWRRETGITVIAVLHDLNLAALYCDKLLVLRDGREVGMGTPEEMLTADRIRSVYEVEPVVVAHPASGVPQVLLSRQTP; this is encoded by the coding sequence TTGATCGAGGTAAAGGGCGCAGGCAAACAGTTTGGGGGCATCTCCGCGCTGAATCGCCTGGATTGGACCATTGGTGAAGGCGAGTGGTGGGGCATCATAGGTCCGAACGGGAGCGGTAAATCAACGCTAATGCATCTGCTTTCGGGAGTTGAGCGGGTAAGTTCGGGGATGATTAACATCCGCGGCAGGAATGTCGCAGACTTTAGCCGCAAGCAGCTCTCGCGGATGATGGCCGTGCTTCAGCAGGAAGGAATCGCACCCGTTCATTATCCCGTGAGAGAAGTGCTTGAGATGGGGCGTTATCCGTATCTGGACTGGCTTGGACGCGACTCCAAGGAAGATGTGGATTCACTCCTCGAAGGCATTATGGATAAGCTGGAGCTGCATGAGCTTGCGGAACGCCCGCTTGATGAGTTGAGCGGCGGACAACGGCAGCGTGTGGCTTTGGGACAGGTAATGGCCCAGGAACCGCAAATTCTGCTGCTTGATGAACCGACAACCTTTCTCGATATCCGATATCAACAGCAGTTCATGGAGCTGGTGGCCAACTGGCGGAGAGAAACGGGAATAACCGTTATTGCCGTACTGCATGATCTCAATTTGGCTGCGTTATATTGCGACAAGCTGCTTGTTCTGCGTGACGGAAGAGAGGTTGGCATGGGTACACCTGAGGAAATGCTGACGGCGGATCGCATCCGATCCGTCTATGAGGTGGAGCCTGTCGTCGTTGCCCATCCCGCAAGCGGTGTGCCGCAGGTGCTTTTATCCAGACAGACTCCGTAG